One window of the Halobacteriovorax sp. JY17 genome contains the following:
- a CDS encoding Rrf2 family transcriptional regulator gives MKLTTKTDYCLRTLIYLQTVNRRAKIQEIADTYRISKNHLSVAVNLLSELDYIITVPGPKGGIEFNKKMKNTSVGNLVKRVENLEIVECFNQETNTCNLSPSCKLKFMLSKATKAFLKELKDYKIKDLI, from the coding sequence ATGAAATTGACAACTAAAACAGACTACTGCCTAAGAACCTTAATCTATCTACAAACAGTAAATAGAAGGGCTAAAATTCAAGAAATAGCAGATACTTATCGTATTTCTAAGAACCATCTAAGTGTTGCAGTCAATCTTCTGTCAGAACTTGACTATATCATAACTGTACCAGGACCAAAGGGTGGTATTGAATTTAACAAGAAAATGAAAAATACATCTGTAGGAAATTTAGTTAAAAGAGTTGAGAATCTGGAAATTGTAGAATGCTTCAATCAAGAAACTAATACATGTAACCTTTCTCCAAGCTGTAAGCTTAAATTTATGCTATCTAAAGCAACAAAGGCATTTCTAAAAGAACTAAAAGACTACAAAATAAAAGATTTAATATAG
- a CDS encoding nitric-oxide reductase large subunit, protein MKKYWWGLLSVLVVTFTILGFYGSEIYRQAPPIYKNIQTITGKTLYTEKDILDGQVVWQSIGGQQIGSIWGHGAYQAPDWTADWLHRELVSFQSITSLEKFGKEFEKLNDLEKAQVKSITLDEYRKSKVVNGIVTISENRGKAFEETKKYYMSLFSNSEELRATRIAYAIHEEVLPSVLNREKMMSFFHWSTWAASANRPEKNYTYTNNWPHEPIINNVPTSENIFWSILSVVILILALGLLIWFYAFQKDGDELEAELPKKDPLKNFNVTPSMRALWKYWATVILLFILQIGLGGILAHYTVEGQDFYGIPISTVLPYSVARTWHIQIALFWIATSFLASGLFLAPIVNGGKDPKYQKLGVNILFGALLVVVFGSLTGEWLAIHQKMDLGLSFWFGHQGYEYVDLGRFWQILLLVGLGIWLLLMLRCIAPALKVAKDSKQLLLLFTASTVAIALFYGGGLFYGARTHISIMEFWRWWVVHLWVEGFFEVFATVAIAFIFVTLGLIKPKSATKASLLSTSIFLVGGIPGTFHHLYFSGTPISVSAIGACFSALEVVPLVLVGFEAFHNFKLQSVTSWMQNYKWPITFFVGVAFWNLVGAGVFGFLINPPIALYYLQGLNTTAVHAHGATFGVYGMLSLGLVLLIVQTCFQEKEWNSKLMNYSFWGLNLGLGLMIVMSLLPIGLIQFQASLEHGLWFARSSEVMQTDLIQNLRWMRAVGDTIFAMGGICFALAVIERTGILKQIKS, encoded by the coding sequence ATGAAGAAGTACTGGTGGGGTCTACTAAGTGTTCTAGTAGTAACATTTACAATTTTAGGATTTTACGGAAGTGAGATATATAGGCAAGCACCACCTATATATAAGAATATTCAAACGATAACAGGAAAAACTCTTTATACTGAAAAAGATATTTTAGATGGCCAAGTCGTTTGGCAATCAATTGGTGGACAACAAATTGGTTCAATATGGGGGCATGGTGCATATCAAGCTCCAGATTGGACTGCTGATTGGCTTCATAGAGAACTTGTTAGCTTTCAGTCAATAACTTCTTTAGAAAAATTTGGTAAGGAATTTGAAAAATTGAATGATCTTGAGAAAGCTCAAGTTAAATCTATTACTCTTGATGAGTATAGAAAATCAAAAGTTGTTAATGGGATTGTAACAATTTCTGAAAATAGAGGAAAAGCTTTTGAGGAGACTAAGAAGTATTATATGTCTCTTTTTAGTAATTCTGAAGAACTTAGAGCAACAAGAATTGCCTATGCAATTCATGAGGAAGTATTACCATCAGTTCTAAATAGAGAGAAGATGATGTCTTTCTTTCATTGGTCAACTTGGGCCGCTTCAGCAAATAGACCTGAGAAAAATTATACTTATACAAATAATTGGCCACACGAACCAATTATTAATAACGTTCCTACTTCTGAAAATATCTTCTGGTCTATTTTAAGCGTTGTTATTCTTATCTTGGCCCTTGGTCTTCTTATTTGGTTTTATGCTTTTCAAAAAGATGGAGATGAATTAGAGGCAGAACTACCTAAGAAAGATCCTCTTAAGAATTTTAATGTAACGCCATCAATGAGGGCCCTTTGGAAATATTGGGCAACGGTTATTCTTCTCTTTATTTTACAAATTGGATTGGGGGGAATTCTTGCTCATTACACAGTTGAGGGGCAGGACTTCTATGGAATTCCTATTTCTACAGTGCTTCCTTATTCTGTCGCTAGAACTTGGCATATTCAAATAGCTCTTTTTTGGATTGCTACTTCATTTCTTGCTTCGGGACTATTCCTTGCTCCAATTGTTAATGGAGGAAAGGATCCAAAGTATCAAAAACTGGGAGTAAATATACTTTTTGGAGCTCTTCTCGTTGTTGTATTTGGTTCTTTGACTGGAGAGTGGCTAGCGATTCATCAGAAAATGGATTTGGGGCTTAGTTTTTGGTTTGGACACCAAGGTTATGAGTATGTAGATCTTGGACGATTTTGGCAGATATTATTATTGGTCGGTCTTGGTATATGGCTTTTATTAATGCTTAGATGTATTGCACCTGCTCTTAAAGTTGCAAAAGACTCAAAGCAATTATTACTTTTATTTACAGCATCAACTGTTGCAATCGCTCTCTTCTATGGTGGAGGTTTGTTCTACGGGGCAAGAACTCATATAAGTATAATGGAATTTTGGAGATGGTGGGTTGTTCACCTTTGGGTAGAAGGATTCTTTGAAGTTTTTGCTACAGTTGCTATTGCATTTATTTTTGTAACACTTGGATTAATTAAGCCTAAGTCAGCAACAAAGGCTTCATTACTTTCAACTTCTATCTTTTTAGTCGGTGGAATTCCCGGAACATTTCACCACTTATACTTCAGTGGGACACCGATTTCTGTAAGTGCTATTGGAGCATGTTTCTCGGCCCTTGAAGTTGTTCCTCTCGTTCTTGTAGGTTTTGAAGCATTTCATAATTTCAAACTACAAAGTGTTACAAGTTGGATGCAGAATTATAAGTGGCCAATTACTTTCTTCGTTGGAGTTGCATTCTGGAATTTGGTAGGAGCAGGAGTTTTTGGATTCTTAATTAATCCTCCGATTGCCCTCTACTATCTACAGGGGTTAAATACGACTGCGGTACATGCTCATGGAGCTACATTTGGTGTGTATGGAATGCTATCTTTAGGTTTAGTTCTTTTGATTGTTCAAACTTGTTTTCAAGAAAAAGAATGGAACTCTAAACTAATGAATTATTCTTTTTGGGGATTGAATTTAGGATTAGGATTAATGATCGTTATGAGCTTGTTGCCGATTGGGCTTATTCAATTTCAAGCTTCTCTTGAGCATGGTCTTTGGTTTGCTAGAAGTTCCGAAGTAATGCAAACAGATTTAATTCAGAACTTACGTTGGATGAGAGCAGTTGGAGATACTATCTTTGCGATGGGTGGAATATGCTTTGCTCTTGCAGTCATTGAAAGAACAGGGATCTTAAAGCAAATAAAGTCGTAA
- a CDS encoding mechanosensitive ion channel family protein: MLDYLNLEKIASILQTKIGTWTNSAIKVIPNLIVSIFIFILFLVLAHFVKKAFTKVIKRISKSQTIRDLFGSIIYLTILTIGLFISLEILHLDKTVTSLLAGAGVIGLALGFAFQEIASNFVSGVFIAFKEPYQVGDIVEIENYFGEVIKISLRTTSIMTFQGLEVLIPNKDMFTKPFTNLTTTPKRRLDIKVGVSYSDDLEKVTEVTKEALSSIEGRVEGNEVEVHFEEFGDSSINLTAKVWVYYPKNQTFLNARHQAIINIKKIYDQNGITIPFPIRTIEMPSNTK; encoded by the coding sequence ATGTTAGATTACTTAAATTTAGAAAAGATAGCGTCCATACTTCAAACAAAAATTGGAACGTGGACAAACTCGGCAATAAAAGTAATCCCAAACCTTATTGTTTCTATTTTCATTTTCATTCTCTTTCTGGTACTTGCTCACTTTGTAAAAAAAGCTTTTACAAAAGTTATTAAAAGAATTTCTAAAAGCCAAACAATAAGAGACCTCTTTGGTTCTATCATCTATTTAACAATTTTAACTATTGGTCTCTTTATTTCTCTTGAAATACTGCACCTAGATAAGACTGTCACATCCCTACTTGCCGGAGCTGGGGTCATTGGACTTGCTCTTGGTTTCGCTTTTCAAGAAATTGCATCTAACTTTGTCTCGGGAGTTTTCATTGCTTTCAAGGAACCCTATCAAGTTGGAGATATTGTAGAGATCGAAAATTACTTCGGAGAAGTTATCAAGATAAGCCTTAGAACAACAAGTATTATGACTTTTCAGGGGTTAGAGGTTCTTATCCCTAATAAAGATATGTTCACTAAGCCTTTTACTAATTTAACCACAACACCAAAGAGAAGATTAGATATAAAAGTAGGAGTCTCCTATTCTGATGACCTAGAAAAAGTCACAGAAGTAACGAAAGAGGCACTTTCATCAATAGAAGGAAGAGTTGAAGGGAATGAAGTTGAAGTACATTTTGAAGAATTTGGAGATAGCTCAATTAATTTAACTGCTAAAGTATGGGTGTACTACCCAAAGAATCAAACCTTTTTAAATGCCAGACATCAAGCAATAATTAATATAAAAAAAATCTACGATCAAAATGGTATTACAATTCCATTCCCTATTAGAACAATTGAAATGCCATCTAATACAAAGTAA
- a CDS encoding CBS domain-containing protein, which translates to MNVSEFMTKDVISCTEDNTVEEAAKIMCEKGFSVMPVVDSSGDLVGILTESDFIGRDANIPHALASIKTLFGQNFYFSDVEDIYKKSKQKKLSEIMTTNVKTVKAEQTLSDVVSLMSHNHLKRIPVLDGKKLVGMITRKDLLKAYNKLV; encoded by the coding sequence ATGAACGTATCAGAATTCATGACTAAGGATGTAATCTCTTGTACTGAAGATAATACAGTAGAAGAAGCTGCAAAAATAATGTGTGAAAAAGGTTTCAGTGTGATGCCTGTTGTAGACTCTAGTGGAGATTTGGTTGGTATACTTACTGAATCGGACTTTATTGGAAGAGATGCTAATATACCGCATGCACTAGCTTCGATTAAGACCTTATTTGGACAAAATTTCTATTTTAGTGATGTTGAAGATATTTACAAAAAATCCAAGCAAAAAAAGTTATCAGAAATAATGACTACAAATGTGAAAACAGTTAAGGCTGAGCAAACTCTTTCAGATGTTGTTTCTTTAATGTCCCACAATCATCTAAAGAGAATTCCTGTTCTTGATGGGAAGAAACTTGTAGGAATGATTACAAGAAAAGATCTATTAAAAGCTTATAATAAATTAGTTTAA
- a CDS encoding O-antigen ligase family protein produces the protein MIKFESLNYPASKVSEKLCIFLLGLIFVSKISLKYLKVPRNVPYLIFQHGLHPYINFALNFFVGALILFYFVRRKRHHKFKHQYIFLLIITASVLLIQTLFQIAFVHPFNSWVLQFGGLVIALALIQIYGVMIPDIFSVDKFVKTIRNIAVPLVIISVCLIPVFNIQLFRGGRFIGVFKHIPHMVSASTFAFIFYFPQIFNPKINILKRYLTIFILFIAVFLTATKAAMITILIVSGVGVLTFGNKDKNTRIFKFVFVVLGALFFLLFGAQLTTFLYEVASGQTGFLMRPAQDGIATRMEEVTRGLQMFMEHPNFGQGILYKFMSKSGIDVGGYNSFKDPHNIFVSAGVIGGWPFMGVIIIGFILMIVGSFRGILKGDQSTQVAAIFLLSHIPVFVIYHVHLSLGGMGDRMYWLIFGYLALKLGESNKKSV, from the coding sequence ATGATAAAATTTGAGTCACTAAATTATCCAGCGAGTAAGGTATCTGAAAAACTTTGTATATTCTTACTCGGGCTGATATTTGTTTCTAAAATTTCTCTAAAGTATCTCAAGGTTCCGCGAAATGTTCCCTACCTTATCTTTCAGCATGGATTACATCCTTATATAAATTTCGCTTTAAACTTCTTTGTAGGTGCTTTGATTTTATTTTACTTTGTTAGGAGAAAGAGGCATCACAAATTTAAACATCAGTATATATTCTTATTGATAATAACAGCTTCTGTTTTATTAATTCAGACATTATTTCAAATTGCTTTCGTCCACCCATTTAATTCATGGGTTCTACAATTTGGAGGACTTGTTATAGCCTTAGCATTGATTCAAATATATGGTGTGATGATTCCAGACATTTTCTCTGTTGATAAATTTGTAAAAACGATAAGAAATATTGCTGTACCTCTTGTTATTATTTCAGTGTGCTTGATTCCTGTGTTTAATATACAACTCTTTAGAGGGGGGCGTTTCATTGGAGTTTTCAAGCATATTCCTCATATGGTTTCAGCTTCAACCTTTGCTTTTATATTTTACTTTCCTCAAATTTTTAATCCTAAGATAAATATTTTAAAGCGCTATCTTACAATATTTATTCTCTTTATAGCTGTTTTCTTAACAGCAACGAAGGCCGCCATGATAACAATTCTCATTGTCTCGGGAGTTGGGGTATTGACCTTTGGAAATAAAGACAAGAATACTCGCATTTTTAAATTTGTCTTTGTTGTTCTAGGGGCGCTCTTCTTTCTCCTCTTTGGTGCTCAGCTGACAACCTTTCTCTATGAGGTTGCTTCTGGTCAAACTGGATTTCTGATGAGACCGGCTCAAGATGGAATAGCTACTCGAATGGAGGAGGTTACTCGTGGACTCCAGATGTTTATGGAGCATCCAAATTTCGGGCAGGGGATCCTCTATAAATTTATGAGTAAGTCAGGTATCGACGTTGGGGGCTATAACTCATTTAAAGATCCACATAATATCTTTGTATCTGCAGGAGTTATTGGGGGATGGCCATTTATGGGAGTGATCATAATAGGCTTTATCCTTATGATTGTAGGGAGTTTTCGAGGAATATTAAAAGGGGATCAAAGTACGCAGGTTGCAGCTATCTTTCTACTCTCTCACATTCCTGTTTTCGTCATTTATCATGTACATTTATCCCTTGGGGGAATGGGAGATCGGATGTATTGGCTTATTTTCGGCTACTTAGCTCTCAAGCTAGGGGAGAGTAATAAAAAAAGCGTGTAA
- a CDS encoding ORF6N domain-containing protein, with the protein MDFPIDQIQNMIYEIRGQRVILDSDLAKLYGVETKRLNEQVRRNIERFPEDFMLECNSDDLDVLRSQFATSNNINSWSYKRRSKPMMFTENGVAMLSTVLNSKQAIQVNIAIMRTFTKLRSFLAMENSVEGRVDKLEQGTHKLFKIVFERLDDIEVQISPKLAPNRRKIGLKK; encoded by the coding sequence ATGGATTTTCCAATCGATCAAATTCAAAACATGATTTATGAAATTAGAGGCCAGCGAGTTATACTCGACAGCGATTTGGCCAAACTCTATGGAGTTGAAACCAAAAGGCTAAATGAGCAAGTTAGAAGAAATATTGAGCGTTTTCCAGAGGACTTCATGCTTGAATGTAATTCTGATGACTTAGACGTTTTGCGGTCGCAATTTGCGACCTCAAACAACATAAATAGCTGGAGTTACAAAAGAAGAAGCAAGCCAATGATGTTTACTGAAAATGGTGTAGCAATGTTATCAACCGTCTTAAATAGTAAACAGGCCATCCAAGTGAATATCGCCATCATGAGAACTTTTACCAAGCTCAGAAGCTTTCTTGCTATGGAAAATTCAGTCGAAGGCAGAGTTGATAAACTTGAACAAGGCACTCATAAACTTTTCAAAATCGTCTTTGAAAGACTTGATGATATTGAAGTACAAATTTCTCCAAAGCTTGCACCTAATCGCAGAAAAATTGGTCTGAAAAAATGA
- a CDS encoding tyrosine/phenylalanine carboxypeptidase domain-containing protein, giving the protein MKKKSLLEINREVIELVQGIKILDKISWPKEVERDFFDSRLRKSKFKIDFKYPKYDFHDQRERLEKLKKLVSSEDPLYQFTASTIESYCKSFDMIHSVGSKDFEDLSIEVYGKPTHLLFGSKYSHLETAKIFIKSLEDYEHPYMKDVQNLISAKDLRKKLQSESTKFFGEYSPSVTLSDTLVSKAAAGKSYVRLRKGEMFTGYDHDQLLVHEIMTHSLTAINGSLQEKLPLLSMGAARTTKTQEGLATFSEIITGSLDLSRLKRICLRVIALDMALNGADFYELFNFFLSHNSGNEKDCYLSASRILRGGYASGGICFTKDGVYLEGLIRVHSFFRWAFKSGNLDLVHLLFCGRLDINDIFLLSPSLENGDISAPKFLPTWYTNIDLFAGKLAFSLILNGIDLDLVEKHFSTKNLKAAA; this is encoded by the coding sequence ATGAAGAAGAAATCACTTTTAGAGATAAATAGAGAAGTCATAGAGTTAGTCCAAGGGATAAAGATCTTAGATAAAATAAGTTGGCCTAAGGAAGTTGAGAGAGATTTCTTCGATAGTCGTCTAAGAAAATCAAAATTTAAAATAGATTTCAAATATCCTAAATATGATTTCCATGATCAAAGAGAGAGATTAGAAAAGTTAAAAAAACTAGTTTCTAGCGAAGATCCATTATATCAATTTACTGCTTCTACTATAGAGAGCTATTGTAAATCTTTCGATATGATACATTCTGTGGGCTCAAAAGATTTTGAGGATTTAAGTATTGAAGTCTATGGTAAGCCGACTCACTTACTCTTTGGAAGTAAATACTCTCATCTTGAAACAGCGAAGATATTTATTAAGTCCTTAGAAGATTATGAACATCCTTATATGAAAGATGTTCAAAATCTTATTTCAGCTAAAGATCTTAGAAAGAAGTTGCAAAGTGAGTCGACAAAGTTCTTTGGAGAATATTCTCCTTCAGTAACCTTGAGTGACACTCTTGTTTCTAAGGCCGCGGCAGGAAAGAGTTATGTTAGATTAAGAAAAGGAGAGATGTTCACCGGCTATGACCATGATCAGCTTCTTGTTCACGAAATTATGACCCACTCACTTACTGCTATTAATGGATCTCTCCAAGAGAAGCTCCCTCTTCTTTCAATGGGAGCCGCTAGAACAACTAAGACCCAAGAAGGGCTTGCTACATTTTCAGAGATCATTACAGGCTCGTTGGATTTAAGCCGTCTAAAGAGAATTTGTCTGCGAGTAATTGCTCTAGATATGGCCTTAAATGGGGCAGACTTCTACGAACTCTTTAATTTCTTTCTAAGTCATAATAGTGGTAATGAAAAAGATTGTTATTTATCGGCATCTCGAATTCTTAGAGGTGGCTATGCTTCTGGTGGAATTTGTTTTACTAAGGATGGTGTTTATTTAGAAGGACTCATTCGAGTGCATAGCTTTTTTAGGTGGGCGTTTAAGTCTGGTAATTTAGATTTAGTTCACCTCTTATTTTGTGGAAGATTGGATATCAATGATATTTTTCTATTAAGCCCTTCTTTAGAAAATGGAGATATTTCAGCACCTAAGTTTTTACCAACTTGGTATACGAATATAGATCTCTTCGCAGGAAAGCTTGCTTTCTCTCTAATCTTAAATGGGATTGACTTAGATTTAGTTGAGAAGCATTTCTCAACTAAAAATCTAAAAGCAGCTGCTTAG
- a CDS encoding P1 family peptidase: MKNYIPPQGVRELGVKIGEMPTGKFNSITDVKGVKVGHCTLDQEENIKTGVTVIMPNENIFNKKLIAGSFILNGAGELSGITQIKEWGILETPIALTNTMSVGHVGQGISKWMSKKFNKIWDQRYVIIPVVGECDDSFLNDSINFHIEEKHVLSAIKDCKSGKFPQGSVGGGTGMVCCDLKGGIGSSSRIVSIEGIDYTVGVLVMSNFGYMKDMKIDGYPVGQILEPLQGDYKKRVDNYGSIIVVVATDIPCTVNQINRLCKRAALGIGRVGTIAAHGSGEIVVGFSTGNILKHDNKKPHSKLNVIMEDHMNGAYRAVIEATEEAILNSLSYSDTMTGLDNHEVPGINRYELKNIIEKFSHLKNKLRDKY, from the coding sequence ATGAAAAATTATATTCCTCCACAAGGAGTGCGCGAATTAGGTGTAAAGATTGGAGAAATGCCTACGGGAAAGTTCAACTCAATCACAGATGTTAAAGGCGTTAAGGTTGGTCATTGCACTCTCGATCAAGAAGAAAATATTAAAACTGGTGTAACAGTCATTATGCCAAACGAGAATATTTTCAATAAGAAATTGATTGCTGGAAGCTTCATCCTAAATGGTGCCGGAGAACTTTCAGGAATCACTCAAATAAAAGAATGGGGAATTCTAGAAACCCCCATCGCTTTAACTAATACAATGTCAGTTGGTCACGTAGGCCAAGGCATAAGTAAATGGATGAGTAAGAAATTTAATAAAATCTGGGATCAGAGATACGTCATCATTCCCGTTGTTGGGGAATGTGATGATAGTTTTTTAAATGATAGCATTAACTTTCATATTGAAGAAAAGCATGTCCTCTCTGCCATCAAAGATTGCAAGAGTGGTAAATTCCCTCAGGGCTCAGTTGGCGGCGGAACAGGAATGGTCTGCTGTGATCTAAAAGGTGGAATTGGAAGCTCTAGCCGAATTGTCAGCATTGAAGGAATTGACTACACAGTCGGAGTGCTTGTGATGTCAAATTTTGGTTACATGAAGGATATGAAAATTGACGGGTACCCTGTTGGACAAATTCTAGAGCCACTACAAGGAGACTACAAGAAGAGAGTTGATAATTATGGATCAATTATTGTTGTCGTTGCAACCGATATACCTTGTACTGTAAATCAGATCAATAGACTCTGTAAGCGTGCGGCTCTAGGAATTGGAAGAGTTGGGACAATTGCGGCACATGGTAGTGGAGAAATTGTCGTTGGATTTTCGACAGGAAATATTTTAAAACACGATAATAAGAAACCTCACTCAAAACTCAATGTCATTATGGAAGATCATATGAATGGTGCCTATAGAGCAGTTATCGAAGCTACAGAGGAAGCTATTTTAAATTCCCTAAGCTACTCTGATACTATGACAGGCTTAGATAATCATGAAGTTCCAGGAATCAATAGATACGAGCTAAAAAATATTATAGAAAAATTTTCACATTTAAAAAATAAATTAAGAGATAAGTACTAA
- a CDS encoding ATP-grasp domain-containing protein, whose amino-acid sequence MKIAFVYNLKRSTSMEEAEFDTQDVIASITEGLKGETHTVVPVEMTKDGKWIDLLKNSNPDIIFNTAEGYIGMGREAYAPTVFEQLNLKYVGSGPYACFLTLDKFLCKSVVMAKGVPAPKGYFISSSQEIDLIADELNYPVFVKPNFEGSSKGITQDSKCKDKTSFLKYAKASLKEFSHGLIVEDYIEGKDITIPYISGLGHDGVLEPIEYVGTAVNGSNIYDYEMKNGDDDLISVLCPAEISEDANLKIKEYMKVVVSSLGINDMARADFRVTPTGDIYFIEVNALPSLQEGAGIFAATSLLGLDYGQTISKILEAATNRSNNSGIKKVRPLKKAKPNVALVYNLKRKKAGEDGYEIEAEFDSQDTVNAIKEAIDFNGFDCKMIEANKDLATNLERENINVVFNIAEGINKSSREAQVPALCDLLSIEHTGSDATCLCLTLNKSIASKIVAQSGFYVPRSALINPRSQKYVHDLTYPIIVKPNQEGSSKGIYNNSVVNSDEELKSFINERFSDFSSLLLAEEYITGREVTVGLLENSTVKVIGISEIVFKGNSEFPVYSYELKQIDDPLNNSEFQVISPPELNDKLKKALLKTSKGIFKATGCRDVARIDFRITSDEKIYFIEVNPLPGLSPDFSDLPIIANKNGLNYNKLIDQILKPAIRRWRKSAQQ is encoded by the coding sequence ATGAAAATTGCGTTTGTCTACAACCTAAAAAGATCCACTTCCATGGAAGAGGCTGAATTCGACACTCAAGACGTTATCGCATCAATAACAGAGGGTTTGAAAGGTGAAACTCATACAGTAGTTCCTGTAGAAATGACGAAAGATGGTAAATGGATAGATCTCTTAAAGAACTCAAATCCTGATATTATTTTTAATACAGCTGAGGGCTATATTGGCATGGGAAGAGAAGCCTATGCACCTACAGTCTTTGAACAACTTAATCTAAAATATGTTGGCTCAGGACCTTATGCGTGTTTTCTAACTCTAGATAAATTTCTTTGTAAAAGTGTCGTGATGGCCAAAGGTGTTCCCGCCCCTAAGGGATACTTTATTTCAAGTTCACAGGAAATAGATCTAATTGCAGATGAGTTAAACTACCCTGTATTTGTTAAACCAAACTTTGAAGGCTCCTCAAAAGGAATTACGCAAGATTCAAAGTGTAAAGATAAGACATCTTTTCTAAAGTATGCAAAAGCATCTCTAAAAGAATTCTCTCATGGATTAATTGTAGAAGACTATATAGAGGGAAAGGATATCACAATTCCCTATATTTCAGGTCTAGGTCATGATGGGGTTTTAGAGCCTATTGAATATGTTGGAACCGCTGTGAACGGGTCAAATATTTATGACTATGAAATGAAAAATGGTGACGACGATCTCATTAGTGTTCTCTGTCCAGCTGAAATTTCAGAAGATGCAAATCTAAAAATTAAAGAATATATGAAAGTAGTCGTCTCATCTCTTGGAATTAATGATATGGCGAGAGCAGACTTTAGAGTCACCCCCACAGGGGATATTTACTTTATCGAAGTCAACGCTCTTCCAAGCTTACAAGAAGGCGCTGGAATCTTTGCAGCAACCTCACTACTTGGATTAGACTATGGACAGACTATAAGTAAAATTCTTGAAGCTGCTACAAATCGTTCTAATAACTCTGGAATAAAGAAAGTTCGACCATTAAAGAAAGCGAAACCAAATGTTGCTCTTGTTTACAATCTTAAAAGAAAGAAAGCAGGTGAAGATGGTTATGAGATTGAAGCAGAGTTTGACTCTCAAGATACCGTTAACGCAATAAAGGAAGCTATTGATTTTAATGGTTTTGATTGTAAGATGATTGAAGCGAATAAAGACCTTGCAACAAATCTTGAAAGAGAGAATATCAATGTTGTCTTTAATATTGCCGAAGGAATTAACAAGTCCTCAAGAGAGGCCCAGGTCCCTGCCCTATGTGACCTCTTGAGTATTGAACACACTGGAAGTGACGCTACTTGCTTATGCCTTACCCTCAATAAGTCAATCGCTTCAAAAATTGTTGCTCAATCAGGATTCTACGTTCCAAGATCGGCCCTCATTAATCCTAGATCTCAGAAGTATGTCCACGATTTAACCTATCCAATAATTGTAAAGCCTAACCAAGAAGGTTCATCCAAAGGAATATATAATAACTCTGTTGTTAATAGTGACGAAGAACTTAAATCATTTATTAATGAAAGATTCAGCGACTTTAGTTCTCTACTACTTGCAGAAGAATATATTACAGGAAGAGAAGTAACAGTTGGTTTACTTGAAAATTCTACAGTTAAAGTAATAGGTATTAGTGAGATTGTTTTCAAAGGAAATAGTGAATTCCCAGTATATTCCTATGAATTAAAACAAATTGATGACCCTCTTAATAATAGTGAATTTCAAGTGATCAGTCCTCCTGAACTTAATGATAAACTGAAGAAAGCACTTTTAAAGACATCAAAGGGAATCTTTAAAGCAACAGGGTGTCGTGATGTTGCTCGCATTGATTTTAGAATTACTAGCGATGAGAAGATTTACTTTATTGAAGTGAATCCTCTACCAGGGTTAAGCCCCGACTTCAGCGACCTTCCTATTATTGCTAATAAGAATGGACTTAATTACAACAAATTAATCGATCAAATTTTAAAGCCAGCAATAAGACGCTGGAGAAAGAGTGCACAACAATGA